The following are encoded in a window of Ricinus communis isolate WT05 ecotype wild-type chromosome 4, ASM1957865v1, whole genome shotgun sequence genomic DNA:
- the LOC8269188 gene encoding ACT domain-containing protein ACR4 isoform X1, which produces MDDDVDEYAKLIRRMNSPRVVIDNDACEHATIVQVDTLNRYGTLLQVVQVLTDLNLIITKAYISSDGVWFMDVFYVTGNDGNKVEDESILNYIKKALERDGHVVNSIRSSIAMLPSKEHTSIELSGTDRPGLLSEVSAVLTDLGCSVVNAEIWTHNFRVAAIMHITEQSTGCAVEEPKRLSLIKELLRNVLKGNSTFRSPKVSISSPEETHIGRRLHQMMFAARDFERLESAKEKGVEPCVIVSDCADKDYTVVTVRCIDRPKLLFDTVFALTDMQYVVFHGTVITGGKEAYQEYYIRHVDGLPISSEAERQRVTECLEAAIERRASEGLELELCTDDRFGLLSDITRIFRENGLSIQRAEISTKNGKAKDTFFVTDVAGNSVDPTTVRMIREQIGQTILHAKGKLNVLSKFPQETPRSFLFGSFFKGRSFHHFGLVKSYS; this is translated from the exons AtggatgatgatgttgatgagTATGCAAAGCTTATCAGGAGAATGAATTCTCCCAG AGTTGTGATTGATAATGATGCTTGTGAGCACGCTACGATCGTACAG gtgGATACTTTAAATAGATATGGTACTCTACTTCAAGTTGTTCAAGTCCTCACAGACCTAAACCTTATTATAACAAAGGCATATATTTCTTCTGATGGTGTATGGTTCATGGATG TATTTTATGTCACTGGCAATGATGGAAACAAAGTTGAAGATGAAAGcattctcaattacataaagaaG GCTCTCGAAAGAGATGGACATGTTGTTAATTCAATACGGAGCTCTATTGCTATGCTGCCTTCTAAAGAGCATACCTCAATTGAACTATCTGGCACGGACAGACCTGGTTTGCTGTCAGAAGTATCTGCAGTACTGACAGATCTTGGATGCAGTGTGGTAAATGCTGAGATTTGGACACACAATTTTAGAGTAGCAGCAATAATGCACATTACCGAACAGTCAACTGGGTGTGCTGTCGAAGAGCCAAAGCGGCTTTCTCTAATCAAGGAATTGCTTCGTAATGTCCTAAAAGGTAATAGCACTTTTAGGAGTCCAAAAGTAAGCATTTCTTCCCCTGAGGAAACACATATAGGGAGAAGATTGCACCAAATGATGTTTGCTGCTAGGGACTTTGAAAGGCTTGAAAGTGCAAAGGAAAAAGGTGTTGAACCTTGTGTTATTGTGTCTGATTGTGCTGATAAAGACTATACAGTAGTTACAGTGAGGTGCATTGACCGTCCGAAGTTATTGTTTGACACCGTGTTCGCTCTAACAGACATGCAGTATGTTGTGTTCCATGGAACAGTCATTACTGGCGGAAAGGAAGCTTATCAG GAATATTATATCAGACATGTTGATGGCCTCCCCATTAGCTCAGAAGCTGAACGACAGCGGGTCACAGAATGTCTCGAGGCAGCTATCGAGAGACGAGCATCAGAG GGATTAGAACTAGAGCTATGCACGGATGACAGATTTGGGCTTCTCTCTGATATTACAAGGATATTTAGGGAAAATGGATTGAGCATCCAAAGAGCGGAAATTTCcacaaagaatggaaaagcaaaagatACTTTCTTTGTCACGGATGTTGCTGGAAATTCTGTTGACCCCACAACTGTCCGTATGATTCGGGAACAAATCGGACAAACCATATTACATGCGAAAGGGAAACTGAATGTGTTATCGAAATTTCCGCAGGAGACACCTAGAAGTTTCCTCTTTGGGAGCTTTTTCAAAGGTCGAAGTTTCCACCATTTTGGACTCGTTAAATCCTACTCATAG
- the LOC8269188 gene encoding ACT domain-containing protein ACR4 isoform X2, whose translation MDVFYVTGNDGNKVEDESILNYIKKALERDGHVVNSIRSSIAMLPSKEHTSIELSGTDRPGLLSEVSAVLTDLGCSVVNAEIWTHNFRVAAIMHITEQSTGCAVEEPKRLSLIKELLRNVLKGNSTFRSPKVSISSPEETHIGRRLHQMMFAARDFERLESAKEKGVEPCVIVSDCADKDYTVVTVRCIDRPKLLFDTVFALTDMQYVVFHGTVITGGKEAYQEYYIRHVDGLPISSEAERQRVTECLEAAIERRASEGLELELCTDDRFGLLSDITRIFRENGLSIQRAEISTKNGKAKDTFFVTDVAGNSVDPTTVRMIREQIGQTILHAKGKLNVLSKFPQETPRSFLFGSFFKGRSFHHFGLVKSYS comes from the exons ATGGATG TATTTTATGTCACTGGCAATGATGGAAACAAAGTTGAAGATGAAAGcattctcaattacataaagaaG GCTCTCGAAAGAGATGGACATGTTGTTAATTCAATACGGAGCTCTATTGCTATGCTGCCTTCTAAAGAGCATACCTCAATTGAACTATCTGGCACGGACAGACCTGGTTTGCTGTCAGAAGTATCTGCAGTACTGACAGATCTTGGATGCAGTGTGGTAAATGCTGAGATTTGGACACACAATTTTAGAGTAGCAGCAATAATGCACATTACCGAACAGTCAACTGGGTGTGCTGTCGAAGAGCCAAAGCGGCTTTCTCTAATCAAGGAATTGCTTCGTAATGTCCTAAAAGGTAATAGCACTTTTAGGAGTCCAAAAGTAAGCATTTCTTCCCCTGAGGAAACACATATAGGGAGAAGATTGCACCAAATGATGTTTGCTGCTAGGGACTTTGAAAGGCTTGAAAGTGCAAAGGAAAAAGGTGTTGAACCTTGTGTTATTGTGTCTGATTGTGCTGATAAAGACTATACAGTAGTTACAGTGAGGTGCATTGACCGTCCGAAGTTATTGTTTGACACCGTGTTCGCTCTAACAGACATGCAGTATGTTGTGTTCCATGGAACAGTCATTACTGGCGGAAAGGAAGCTTATCAG GAATATTATATCAGACATGTTGATGGCCTCCCCATTAGCTCAGAAGCTGAACGACAGCGGGTCACAGAATGTCTCGAGGCAGCTATCGAGAGACGAGCATCAGAG GGATTAGAACTAGAGCTATGCACGGATGACAGATTTGGGCTTCTCTCTGATATTACAAGGATATTTAGGGAAAATGGATTGAGCATCCAAAGAGCGGAAATTTCcacaaagaatggaaaagcaaaagatACTTTCTTTGTCACGGATGTTGCTGGAAATTCTGTTGACCCCACAACTGTCCGTATGATTCGGGAACAAATCGGACAAACCATATTACATGCGAAAGGGAAACTGAATGTGTTATCGAAATTTCCGCAGGAGACACCTAGAAGTTTCCTCTTTGGGAGCTTTTTCAAAGGTCGAAGTTTCCACCATTTTGGACTCGTTAAATCCTACTCATAG
- the LOC8269187 gene encoding SWI/SNF complex subunit SWI3A codes for METPHHDPTRREEPEFDLYTIPSYSSWFAWDNIHETERAALKEFFDGSSITRTPKIYKEYRDFIINKYREDPSRRLTFTEIRKSLVGDVTLLNKVFRFLDNSGLINFGADSAPYNDSEREEIGNFRVEDGPPNGIRVVAMPNSLKPLSVPPQNAEIVENVLRLPPLTSHSDVFGKQIGFVCGNCGETCNSGRYECSKGEYILCTNCFNNGDYGQNNSKDDYKFNDSVDHSSGTVWSEAETILLLESVLKHGDNWDLVVRDVQTKSKLECIAKLIELPFRNLLLSSTLVGDTSGLSGSADYLKPVPVSSSEKQDAVDNIEGLLPESQNVSEQNGDAADEGSPLKRKRIVSLSDAGSCLMKQVALISTMAGPDVASAAAKAAIGALCDETSCPREIFGGKEDFPAKGLWSPTLCSRPERVLYVKDTEIKERSTQLETEDTSLGQNDIPLTLRLRTAVATSLGAAAAHAKLLADEEDQKIEKLVTTVVEAQLKKLQYKIKHFDNLELIMEKEYAELEELQESLIEERMDVVQRAIMAGLSKWRDHSAART; via the exons ATGGAGACACCGCATCACGACCCGACCCGACGAGAGGAACCAGAGTTCGACCTCTACACCATCCCCAGCTACTCCA GTTGGTTCGCCTGGGACAATATCCACGAGACAGAAAGAGCAGCATTAAAAGAATTCTTCGATGGAAGCTCAATTACAAGAACTCCAAAAATCTACAAAGAATACAGAGACTTTATCATCAATAAATACCGCGAAGATCCTTCTAGAAGACTCACCTTCACAGAGATTCGTAAGTCACTTGTTGGCGACGTTACTTTGCTCAACAAGGTCTTTCGATTCTTGGATAATTCTGGATTAATAAACTTTGGTGCCGATTCGGCTCCTTACAATGATTCCGAGAGAGAGGAAATCGGCAATTTTAGGGTTGAGGATGGACCTCCCAATGGCATACGCGTCGTTGCTATGCCGAATTCCTTAAAGCCCCTTTCGGTGCCGCCGCAAAATGCGGAGATTGTTGAGAACGTGTTGAGATTGCCACCTTTAACTTCTCATTCCGATGTTTTCGGGAAACAAATAGGGTTTGTATGTGGTAATTGCGGCGAAACTTGTAATTCCGGCCGATATGAATGTAGTAAG GGTGAATATATATTGTGTACAAATTGCTTCAACAATGGAGATTATGGACAAAACAATTCTAAGGATGATTACAAGTTTAATGACAGTGTCGATCATAGCAGTGGGACTGTTTGGAGTGAGGCAGAGACTATACTTCTTTTAGAATCTGTTCTAAAGCATGGAGACAACTGGGACCTTGTTGTCCGAGATGTTCAAACCAAGAGCAAACTTGAATGCATTGCTAAGCTTATTGAGCTGCCATTCCGGAATCTCCTTTTGAGCTCCACACTAGTTGGTGATACTAGTGGACTGAGTGGGAGTGCAGATTACTTGAAACCAGTTCCTGTGTCTTCGTCTGAGAAACAAGATGCAGTGGATAATATTGAGGGTCTGTTGCCTGAGTCCCAAAATGTGAGCGAACAGAATGGAGATGCTGCAGATGAAGGCTCTCCGTTGAAAAGAAAACGAATTGTTTCTCTTTCGGATGCTGGAAGTTGTTTGATGAAACAG GTAGCTCTTATCTCAACCATGGCAGGCCCAGATGTTGCATCTGCTGCAGCTAAGGCTGCTATTGGAGCACTTTGTGATGAGACCTCATGTCCAAGGGAGATTTTTGGTGGAAAGGAGGATTTTCCAGCTAAAGGCTTGTGGTCTCCCACTCTCTGTTCCAGGCCAGAGAG aGTCCTTTATGTCAAAGATACAGAGATAAAAGAGAGGTCCACTCAATTAG AAACTGAGGATACATCCCTGGGGCAGAATGACATACCCTTAACTTTGCGACTCAGAACAGCAGTTGCAACCTCTCTTGGGGCTGCTGCTGCTCATGCCAAATTATTGGCCGATGAGGAAGAccagaaaattgaaaaattagttACCACCGTAGTTGAAGCACAG TTGAAGAAACTGCAGTACAAGATCAAGCATTTTGATAACCTTGAACTGATAATGGAGAAGGAATACGCCGAATTAGAGGAACTGCAAGAGTCATTAATTGAGGAGCGGATGGATGTTGTACAGAGGGCAATTATGGCTGGCTTGTCTAAATGGAGGGATCATTCTGCAGCAAGAACTTAA